The following are encoded in a window of Thermoanaerobacter ethanolicus JW 200 genomic DNA:
- the dnaG gene encoding DNA primase, with amino-acid sequence MAYSREMIEKVIEANDIVDVISEYVELKKAGKEFKGLCPFHREKTPSFMVSQEKQVYHCFGCNASGNVVTFIMDIENLTFKEAIEFLADRVGITLEESQLSDQEYRRKKLIDEIYKINKLAAMYFYNKLFSEEGRQALAYIRKRGLTEATIKKFGIGYSPPQGNGLLNFLKEKGYTESFLVKAGLLSQKNNRYYDRFRNRVMFPIIDVKGNVIGFGGRSIDDSLPKYLNTPETEVFKKGKTLFAINFAKKTQQDKFIIVEGYMDAISLHQAGIDCAVASLGTALTGDQARLIKRYKGNVVIAYDADEAGISAALRGLDILDELNLNIKVLTIPYGKDPDEFIKKEGVEAFNQLIENADSLIEFKAKVYRKNLDLDNPQDRIIYVKKIAKDIAKLSDEVKREVYISSVAKVAQISENAVRTEVARFVNREIEKNQKNMYMAGKIRHNIYSSSSKISPEKYLIALLLYDNNLYKRVKETITADMLENVKLKPIFEEIMSRLEDGKKTQINDIVYLLQDENLISDFNDIIKAFYESENITEQAIDDIINKILINSLAVKREKIKRAINEAHMLGDIDKERQLLIELQNCEKEMLKIKNG; translated from the coding sequence ATGGCTTACTCAAGAGAAATGATTGAAAAGGTCATAGAAGCAAATGACATAGTAGATGTTATATCAGAGTATGTAGAACTAAAAAAAGCGGGAAAAGAATTTAAAGGTCTGTGTCCTTTTCATAGAGAAAAAACCCCATCTTTTATGGTCAGTCAAGAAAAACAGGTTTATCACTGTTTTGGCTGTAATGCCAGTGGAAATGTTGTTACTTTTATAATGGATATTGAAAATTTGACTTTTAAAGAAGCAATTGAATTTTTAGCAGATAGAGTGGGAATAACTCTTGAAGAAAGCCAACTAAGTGATCAGGAGTACCGAAGAAAGAAGCTTATTGACGAAATATATAAAATAAATAAATTAGCAGCTATGTATTTTTATAATAAGCTTTTTTCTGAAGAAGGTAGACAGGCTTTAGCTTATATAAGAAAAAGAGGTTTGACAGAAGCAACGATAAAAAAATTTGGAATAGGTTATTCACCACCTCAAGGAAATGGACTTTTAAATTTTTTAAAGGAAAAAGGCTATACAGAAAGTTTTCTGGTAAAGGCGGGACTTTTGTCTCAAAAAAATAACCGCTATTACGACAGGTTTAGAAATAGAGTAATGTTTCCTATTATAGATGTAAAGGGTAATGTTATAGGTTTTGGAGGCCGCTCTATTGATGATAGTTTGCCTAAATACTTAAACACTCCGGAGACAGAGGTCTTTAAAAAAGGCAAAACGCTATTTGCAATAAATTTTGCTAAAAAAACTCAACAAGACAAATTTATTATTGTAGAAGGATACATGGACGCTATTTCCTTACACCAAGCTGGAATAGATTGTGCTGTAGCATCTTTAGGAACCGCTTTGACAGGGGACCAAGCAAGACTCATAAAAAGGTATAAAGGAAATGTTGTAATTGCTTATGATGCGGATGAAGCTGGTATTAGTGCCGCATTAAGAGGACTTGACATTCTTGATGAATTGAATTTAAATATAAAAGTACTGACTATTCCTTATGGGAAAGACCCTGATGAGTTTATAAAAAAAGAAGGAGTAGAAGCATTTAATCAATTAATAGAAAATGCCGATAGTTTAATTGAGTTTAAAGCAAAGGTATATAGAAAAAATCTCGACCTTGATAACCCTCAAGATAGAATAATATATGTTAAAAAAATTGCAAAAGATATTGCAAAACTTTCTGATGAAGTGAAAAGGGAAGTCTATATTTCTTCAGTGGCTAAAGTTGCTCAAATATCTGAGAATGCAGTGAGAACAGAGGTTGCTCGTTTTGTCAATAGGGAAATTGAAAAAAATCAAAAAAATATGTATATGGCTGGCAAGATAAGGCATAATATATACAGTAGCAGTAGTAAAATATCACCAGAAAAGTACTTAATTGCATTGCTACTGTATGATAATAATCTTTACAAAAGGGTGAAAGAAACAATTACTGCCGATATGCTGGAGAATGTTAAATTAAAGCCAATTTTTGAAGAAATAATGTCAAGGTTGGAGGATGGGAAAAAAACTCAAATAAATGATATTGTTTATTTATTACAAGACGAAAATCTCATATCTGATTTTAACGATATTATTAAAGCTTTTTACGAGAGTGAAAATATTACTGAACAAGCTATTGATGATATTATAAACAAGATTCTCATTAACAGTTTGGCAGTTAAAAGAGAAAAGATTAAAAGAGCCATCAATGAAGCTCATATGTTGGGGGATATAGATAAAGAAAGGCAACTTTTAATAGAATTACAAAATTGTGAAAAGGAGATGCTAAAGATAAAAAATGGCTAA
- the secG gene encoding preprotein translocase subunit SecG encodes MLKTVLMVIQILVSIFLIVVILLQKGKSAGISGVIAGGAETFFGKNKARTMEGTLERLTTIAAALFIILSMVLTIMMAK; translated from the coding sequence ATGCTAAAAACTGTACTTATGGTTATACAAATTTTGGTTAGCATTTTCTTAATAGTAGTTATACTTTTACAAAAGGGCAAAAGTGCAGGTATTTCTGGTGTAATTGCAGGAGGAGCAGAAACATTTTTTGGGAAAAATAAAGCTCGAACTATGGAGGGGACATTAGAAAGGCTTACAACTATAGCGGCGGCGTTGTTTATAATTTTGTCTATGGTATTGACTATAATGATGGCTAAATAA
- a CDS encoding tRNA (adenine(22)-N(1))-methyltransferase, with protein sequence MKLTERLGKIAEYIPHGSKVADIGTDHGFIPVYLIENKIATYVVASDLNKGSLNKAVKEVQKRNLQSLIDTRLGNGLNVLSPGEVDVVVIAGMGGILITKILEEGKDTAKTIKKFILQPMRDSTYLRKYLIENGYKICDEELVKENQKYYEIIVAEHGRQKVKNDIYYQVGEKLIQKKHPLLKEFLQYKIDKMKKIINKLPETNEKRKQLEEKVKKFEVLINGLEMPSNSFHNG encoded by the coding sequence ATGAAACTTACAGAGCGATTAGGGAAAATTGCTGAATATATTCCTCATGGGTCAAAAGTTGCAGACATAGGTACTGACCATGGTTTTATTCCTGTTTACCTTATTGAAAACAAAATAGCTACCTATGTCGTTGCTTCAGATTTAAATAAAGGTTCCTTAAATAAAGCTGTAAAAGAAGTTCAGAAGCGAAATTTGCAATCTTTGATAGACACAAGGTTAGGGAATGGTCTTAATGTTTTATCTCCAGGGGAAGTAGACGTAGTTGTCATTGCAGGTATGGGAGGAATTTTGATTACAAAAATATTAGAGGAAGGAAAAGATACTGCAAAAACTATTAAGAAATTTATACTTCAACCTATGAGAGATTCAACATATTTGAGGAAATACTTAATAGAAAATGGATATAAAATTTGTGATGAGGAATTAGTGAAGGAAAATCAAAAATATTATGAAATAATAGTAGCAGAACATGGTAGACAAAAAGTCAAAAATGACATATATTATCAAGTAGGGGAAAAACTCATACAAAAAAAACATCCACTGTTAAAAGAATTTTTGCAGTATAAAATCGACAAAATGAAGAAAATCATAAATAAACTTCCTGAAACCAATGAAAAGCGTAAGCAATTAGAGGAAAAAGTAAAGAAATTCGAGGTGTTGATAAATGGGCTTGAAATGCCAAGTAATAGCTTCCATAATGGATAA
- the gpmI gene encoding 2,3-bisphosphoglycerate-independent phosphoglycerate mutase, translating to MPEKLTMLVILDGFGLSDKKEGNAVYQANTPNLDFYFKNYPHTILSASGLAVGLPEGQMGNSEVGHLNIGAGRIVYQELTRISKDIKEGTFFKKKEFLDAIENVKKNNSKLHLFGLLSDGGVHSHITHLFALMKLAKEHGLKEIYIHAFLDGRDVPPACAKEYIKQFEEESNRIGIGKIATISGRYYAMDRDKRWDRTKKAYDAIVLGKGVYANSPMEAIDIAYSKDQTDEFVEPTVILENGKPVATVEAGDSIIFFNFRPDRARQLTRAFIDEVFNHFEREKGYLPVFFVSMTQYDETFENTHVAYKPERLENTLGEYLSKKGIKQLRIAETEKYAHVTFFFNGGVEEPNEGEERILVPSPKVATYDLKPEMSAYEVTDTVIPKIMSDQYGFILLNFANPDMVGHTGVLNAAIKAIEAIDECLGRIVNAVQSVGGTIIITADHGNAEEMIDPVTKEPQTAHTTNPVPFIVIGEGDIDLRKDGILADIAPTILDIMKLPVPKEMTGKSLIIGRR from the coding sequence ATGCCTGAAAAATTAACCATGCTAGTTATACTGGATGGGTTTGGACTATCAGACAAAAAAGAAGGAAATGCAGTATATCAAGCTAATACTCCAAATTTAGATTTTTACTTTAAAAACTATCCCCATACGATTCTTTCCGCCAGTGGCCTTGCAGTAGGACTTCCTGAGGGACAAATGGGAAACTCAGAAGTAGGGCACTTAAATATTGGAGCGGGAAGAATAGTATATCAAGAACTTACGAGAATTAGTAAAGATATAAAAGAAGGTACTTTTTTTAAGAAAAAAGAATTTTTAGATGCGATAGAAAATGTAAAGAAAAACAACTCAAAACTACATCTTTTTGGCCTTTTGTCAGATGGAGGGGTTCACAGCCACATAACTCATTTATTTGCTTTAATGAAATTGGCAAAAGAACATGGGTTAAAAGAAATATATATTCATGCTTTCTTAGATGGAAGAGATGTTCCACCCGCCTGTGCAAAGGAATATATAAAGCAGTTTGAAGAAGAGTCAAACAGGATTGGCATAGGAAAAATTGCAACGATTTCTGGAAGATATTATGCAATGGATAGAGACAAAAGATGGGATAGAACTAAAAAGGCTTATGATGCAATAGTGTTGGGAAAAGGTGTTTATGCTAATTCACCAATGGAAGCAATAGATATAGCTTATTCAAAAGACCAAACTGACGAGTTTGTAGAACCAACGGTAATTTTAGAAAATGGAAAGCCAGTTGCTACGGTAGAAGCGGGGGATTCTATAATATTCTTCAATTTTAGACCTGACAGAGCAAGGCAACTTACCAGAGCTTTTATTGACGAGGTATTTAACCATTTTGAAAGAGAAAAAGGGTATTTGCCTGTATTCTTTGTGTCTATGACGCAATATGATGAAACCTTTGAAAACACACATGTGGCGTATAAGCCAGAAAGACTGGAGAATACTCTTGGTGAATACTTAAGTAAAAAAGGGATTAAACAGCTTAGAATTGCAGAAACAGAAAAATACGCCCATGTGACTTTCTTCTTCAACGGTGGCGTAGAAGAGCCAAATGAAGGGGAAGAAAGAATTTTAGTTCCTTCGCCTAAAGTAGCTACTTACGACCTAAAGCCAGAAATGAGCGCTTATGAGGTTACAGATACTGTAATACCTAAGATTATGTCAGATCAATATGGCTTTATTCTTTTAAACTTTGCAAATCCTGATATGGTAGGGCATACAGGAGTTTTAAATGCTGCAATAAAAGCGATTGAAGCAATAGATGAGTGCCTTGGAAGAATAGTAAATGCTGTTCAAAGTGTAGGAGGGACAATAATTATAACAGCTGACCATGGCAATGCGGAAGAGATGATTGACCCTGTGACAAAAGAGCCACAGACAGCTCATACTACAAACCCAGTTCCATTTATTGTTATAGGTGAGGGAGATATTGATTTAAGAAAAGATGGGATACTGGCTGACATTGCTCCTACAATTTTGGACATAATGAAACTACCAGTTCCTAAAGAGATGACGGGAAAATCTTTAATCATTGGAAGAAGATAA
- the rpoD gene encoding RNA polymerase sigma factor RpoD produces MNNEELSKEAITELINKGKKTGMLTYNEIMDSLEDIDLNPDQIEKVYDAFEDMGIEIVGEEPRQEEITEEDLDLDLSLPEGISIDDPVRMYLKEIGKIPLLTPEEEIELAKRIEQGDEEAKKRLIEANLRLVVSIAKRYVGRGMLFLDLIQEGNLGLLKAVEKFDYRKGYKFSTYATWWIRQAITRAIADQARTIRIPVHMVETINKLIRVQRQLLQELGREPTPEELAKEMGMPEEKVREIMKIAQEPVSLETPIGEEEDSHLGDFIPDEDAPAPAEAAAFTMLKEQLMDVLDTLTPREEKVLRLRFGLDDGRARTLEEVGKEFNVTRERIRQIEAKALRKLRHPSRSKKLKDFLD; encoded by the coding sequence ATGAACAACGAAGAATTGTCTAAAGAAGCCATTACAGAACTTATCAATAAAGGAAAAAAAACTGGGATGCTCACCTACAATGAGATAATGGATTCTTTAGAAGATATTGATTTAAATCCTGACCAAATTGAGAAGGTATATGATGCTTTTGAAGACATGGGAATTGAAATTGTTGGGGAAGAACCTCGTCAGGAAGAAATAACTGAAGAAGATTTAGACTTAGACCTTTCTCTTCCTGAAGGAATCAGTATAGATGACCCTGTGAGAATGTATTTGAAGGAGATAGGCAAGATTCCTCTTCTCACTCCTGAAGAAGAGATTGAATTGGCAAAAAGAATCGAACAAGGAGACGAAGAAGCTAAAAAAAGACTTATAGAAGCCAATTTAAGATTGGTTGTAAGCATAGCAAAAAGATACGTAGGAAGAGGAATGCTTTTCTTAGATTTGATACAAGAGGGAAATTTAGGGTTACTCAAAGCAGTTGAAAAATTTGACTATAGAAAAGGCTACAAATTCAGTACTTATGCCACATGGTGGATAAGACAGGCTATCACAAGAGCTATTGCAGACCAAGCAAGAACCATAAGAATCCCTGTACACATGGTAGAAACTATCAACAAATTGATAAGAGTTCAAAGGCAATTGCTGCAGGAATTAGGTCGCGAACCTACCCCTGAAGAGTTGGCAAAAGAGATGGGTATGCCAGAAGAAAAAGTAAGAGAGATAATGAAAATAGCGCAAGAACCTGTATCTTTAGAAACTCCTATTGGGGAAGAGGAAGACAGCCACTTAGGAGATTTTATACCCGATGAAGATGCACCAGCTCCAGCAGAAGCTGCTGCTTTTACAATGCTAAAAGAACAATTGATGGATGTTCTTGATACTCTAACGCCAAGGGAAGAGAAAGTACTAAGACTTAGATTTGGCCTTGATGACGGCCGAGCAAGAACTTTAGAGGAAGTAGGAAAAGAGTTTAATGTTACAAGAGAACGCATAAGACAAATTGAGGCAAAAGCATTAAGAAAATTGAGGCATCCCAGCAGAAGCAAAAAATTAAAAGATTTCCTTGATTAA
- the eno gene encoding phosphopyruvate hydratase, giving the protein MSSIIDIFAREILDSRGNPTVEVEVELDSGAVGRAAVPSGASTGAFEAVELRDGDKSRYLGKGVLKAVQNVNDIIAPELIGMEAQDQVAIDKAMIELDGTPNKSKLGANAILGVSLAVAKAAAEECGLPLYQYIGGVNAKTLPVPMMNILNGGKHADNNVDIQEFMIMPVGAPNFREALRMCSEVYHNLKNVLHSKGLSTTVGDEGGFAPNLTSNEEAIQVILEAIEKAGYVPGEDIVLALDPASTELYKEDGKYHFEGEGIVRTPEEMVDFWEQLVNKYPIVSIEDGLAEEDWNGWKLLTERLGKKIQLVGDDLFVTNTQRLSKGISMGVANSILIKLNQIGTLTETLDAIEMAKRAGYTAVVSHRSGETEDSTIADLVVGVNAGQIKTGAPARTDRVVKYNQLLRIEEALGSTAQYLGKNAFYNVKK; this is encoded by the coding sequence ATGTCATCAATAATTGATATTTTTGCAAGAGAAATACTTGACTCCCGTGGAAATCCCACAGTTGAAGTAGAGGTAGAGTTAGATAGCGGTGCCGTAGGAAGAGCTGCTGTGCCTTCAGGGGCTTCTACAGGAGCTTTTGAAGCAGTTGAGTTACGAGATGGAGATAAATCAAGATATTTGGGAAAAGGAGTGCTAAAAGCTGTTCAAAATGTCAATGACATTATTGCTCCTGAGCTAATTGGCATGGAAGCACAAGACCAAGTAGCAATTGACAAAGCGATGATTGAACTAGATGGAACTCCCAATAAGAGCAAATTAGGAGCAAATGCTATCTTAGGGGTATCTTTGGCAGTGGCAAAGGCAGCAGCTGAGGAATGTGGTTTACCTTTGTATCAATACATTGGTGGAGTAAATGCAAAAACTCTTCCTGTGCCAATGATGAACATATTAAACGGTGGAAAACACGCTGATAACAATGTAGATATACAAGAGTTTATGATAATGCCTGTTGGTGCTCCAAACTTCCGTGAAGCATTAAGAATGTGTTCAGAAGTTTATCACAATTTGAAAAACGTGTTACATTCTAAAGGGTTAAGTACAACAGTTGGTGATGAAGGAGGTTTTGCTCCCAACCTTACCTCAAATGAAGAAGCTATACAAGTCATATTGGAAGCTATAGAAAAAGCGGGATATGTGCCAGGAGAAGATATAGTATTAGCATTAGATCCTGCTTCAACAGAGCTTTATAAAGAGGATGGGAAATATCATTTTGAAGGAGAAGGAATTGTAAGAACCCCCGAAGAAATGGTAGATTTTTGGGAACAACTTGTTAACAAATATCCTATTGTCTCTATTGAAGACGGTCTTGCAGAAGAAGACTGGAACGGATGGAAACTATTGACTGAAAGATTAGGCAAGAAGATACAGCTTGTAGGAGACGACTTATTTGTAACGAATACTCAAAGACTTTCAAAAGGTATAAGCATGGGAGTAGCAAATTCAATCCTTATAAAACTCAATCAAATAGGAACTTTAACAGAAACTCTTGATGCTATTGAAATGGCAAAAAGAGCAGGATATACAGCTGTTGTGTCTCACCGCTCAGGAGAGACAGAAGATTCAACAATTGCAGACCTTGTAGTTGGAGTAAATGCAGGGCAAATTAAAACTGGAGCACCTGCAAGAACTGACAGAGTCGTAAAATACAATCAGCTTTTAAGAATTGAAGAAGCTTTAGGAAGCACAGCTCAATATCTTGGCAAAAATGCTTTTTACAATGTAAAAAAGTAA
- a CDS encoding deoxyguanosinetriphosphate triphosphohydrolase encodes MKIREITEELEYQLLSPYATKSRETRGRDKEEEKCDIRTEFQRDRDRIIHSKAFRRLSHKTQVFISPEGDHYRTRLTHTLEVAQIARTIARALRLNEDLTEAIALGHDLGHTPFGHSGEEVLNRLLKDGFRHNEQSIRVVEVLENDGKGLNLTWEVKDGICNHSTAGNPQTLEGQVVQISDKIAYINHDIDDAIRGKVLKPEDLPKDLIGILGDKHSKRIDTMVKDVINNSLGKPRVSMSKEIYEATYSLRDFLFKKVYIGSKAKKDEEKAKRVVEQLFYYFYDNIDKMPQEFIKLAEIYGRERAVADYIAGMTDKYALLKYKEIFLPSPWFEQNIF; translated from the coding sequence ATGAAAATTAGAGAAATTACAGAGGAATTAGAATATCAGCTGCTTTCTCCTTATGCGACAAAAAGCCGTGAAACTCGCGGCAGGGATAAAGAAGAGGAAAAATGCGATATAAGGACAGAATTTCAAAGAGATAGAGACAGGATTATTCATAGCAAAGCTTTTAGAAGATTGAGCCATAAAACACAAGTCTTTATTTCTCCAGAAGGTGACCATTATAGAACAAGGCTAACTCATACTTTAGAAGTAGCTCAGATTGCAAGAACAATTGCAAGAGCTTTGAGGTTAAACGAAGATTTGACAGAAGCTATTGCTTTAGGTCATGATTTAGGACATACTCCTTTTGGCCATTCTGGTGAGGAAGTTTTAAATAGACTTTTAAAAGATGGCTTTAGACATAATGAACAAAGCATTAGAGTGGTTGAGGTTTTAGAAAATGATGGAAAGGGTCTTAATTTGACTTGGGAAGTTAAGGATGGCATATGTAACCACTCTACCGCAGGAAATCCTCAGACTTTAGAGGGACAAGTAGTACAAATTTCTGATAAAATAGCATACATTAATCATGATATAGATGATGCAATAAGGGGAAAAGTTTTAAAGCCGGAGGATTTGCCAAAAGATTTAATAGGAATTTTGGGAGATAAGCATAGTAAGAGAATAGATACAATGGTAAAAGATGTTATAAATAATAGCTTAGGGAAGCCAAGAGTTTCAATGAGTAAAGAGATTTATGAGGCTACTTATAGCTTGAGGGATTTTTTATTCAAAAAAGTTTATATTGGGTCAAAAGCTAAAAAAGATGAGGAAAAAGCCAAAAGAGTAGTAGAGCAATTGTTTTATTACTTTTATGACAATATTGACAAGATGCCTCAAGAATTTATAAAACTTGCTGAGATTTATGGAAGAGAAAGAGCTGTTGCTGATTATATTGCTGGTATGACAGACAAATATGCTCTTTTAAAATACAAAGAGATTTTTTTGCCCAGTCCTTGGTTTGAGCAAAATATTTTTTGA